One Xenopus tropicalis strain Nigerian chromosome 8, UCB_Xtro_10.0, whole genome shotgun sequence genomic window carries:
- the muc1 gene encoding mucin-1, producing MSPSVPALCLVLCAAFALGATNDPTAATSDTTTTHTANSTTISATVTSLTTNSTAYPDTTHTTNSTATPDTATTHTTNSTATPDTATTQTTNSTATPDTATTHTTNSTATPDTATTHTTNSTATPDTATTHTTNSTATPDTATTHTTNSTATPDTATTHTTNSTATPDTATTHTTNSTATPDTATTHTTNSTAMPDTATTHTTNSTATPDTATIHTTNSTATPDTATIHTTNSTATPDTATTHTTNSTATPDTATTNTTNSTATPDTATTHTTNSTATPDTATTNTTNSTATPDTATTHTTNSTATPDTATTHTTNSTATPDTATTHTTNSTATPDTATTHTTNSTATPDTATTHTTNSTATPDTATTHTTNSTATPDTATTHTTNSTATPDTATIHTTNSTASPDTATIHTTNSTATPDTATTHTTNSTASPDTATIHTTNSTVSPDTAHTTNSTTSSDTATSHPTISSTSPNTDTSSTIKSSATSTAPVQNTTAPTVNIYVNMRFLLDYSSTYADSNSEDFKSLEKKVLSFYDETFNCSSCPTRNIYQGAKVLTFQPGSVIANTRVSFSGPETPNNVQSSIDAKLAQSNNQIQGVPVSAVQTSASPIVSTTAGPLVPGWGIALLVLVSVMLLIGFIFIIVMITNLCRRNSNGFMDVFSTRGSYHNMNDYTSYQTHGRYIAPNKYNTYNEAGNGTKNKFSYTNPTLETNDL from the exons GTGCTACCAACGATCCTACTGCAGCTACATCTGATACTACTACTACCCATACTGCCAACAGCACTACAATTTCTGCTACTGTTACCTCCCTTACTACTAACAGTACTGCATATCCAGATACTACTCATACTACCAATAGTACTGCAACTCCTGATACTGCTACCACTCATACTACCAATAGTACTGCAACTCCTGATACTGCTACCACCCAAACTACCAATAGTACTGCAACTCCTGATACTGCTACTACCCATACTACCAATAGTACTGCAACTCCTGATACTGCTACCACCCATACTACCAATAGTACTGCAACTCCTGATACTGCTACCACCCATACTACCAATAGTACTGCAACTCCTGATACTGCTACCACCCATACTACCAACAGTACTGCAACTCCTGATACTGCTACCACCCATACTACCAATAGTACTGCAACTCCTGATACTGCTACTACTCATACTACCAATAGTACTGCAACTCCTGATACTGCTACCACCCATACTACCAATAGTACTGCAATGCCTGATACTGCTACCACCCATACTACCAATAGTACTGCAACTCCTGATACTGCTACCATCCATACTACCAATAGTACTGCAACTCCTGATACTGCTACCATCCATACTACCAATAGTACTGCAACTCCTGATACTGCTACCACCCATACTACCAATAGTACTGCAACTCCTGATACTGCTACTACCAATACTACCAATAGTACTGCAACTCCTGATACTGCTACCACCCATACTACCAATAGTACTGCAACTCCTGATACTGCTACTACCAATACTACCAATAGTACTGCAACTCCTGATACTGCTACCACCCATACTACCAACAGTACTGCAACTCCTGATACTGCTACAACCCATACTACCAACAGTACTGCAACTCCTGATACTGCTACCACCCATACTACCAATAGTACTGCAACTCCTGATACTGCTACCACCCATACTACCAATAGTACTGCAACTCCTGATACTGCTACCACTCATACTACCAATAGTACTGCAACTCCTGATACTGCTACCACCCATACTACCAATAGTACTGCAACTCCTGATACCGCTACCACCCATACTACCAATAGTACTGCAACTCCTGATACTGCTACCATCCATACTACTAATAGTACTGCATCTCCTGATACTGCTACCATCCATACTACCAATAGTACTGCAACTCCTGATACTGCTACCACCCATACTACCAATAGTACTGCATCTCCTGATACTGCTACCATCCATACTACTAATAGTACTGTATCTCCCGATACTGCCCATACTACCAATAGTACTACAAGCTCTGATACAGCTACTTCCCACCCTACAATCAGTAGTACATCTCCCAACACTGATACCAGCTCTACAATCAAGAGTAGTGCAACCAGCACAGCGCCAGTACAGAACACAACTGCCCCAACCGTTAACATCTACGTGAACATGAGGTTCCTCCTAGATTACAGCAGCACGTATGCAGATTCCAACTCTGAGGATTTCAAGTCTCTGGAGAAGAAAGTTTTGAGCTTT TACGATGAAACGTTCAACTGCTCCAGTTGTCCAACGAGAAATATCTACCAAGGGGCTAAAGTCCTTACGTTCCA ACCCGGCTCGGTCATCGCCAACACCAGGGTGTCCTTCAGCGGCCCAGAAACTCCCAATAATGTCCAGAGTTCAATAGATGCAAAATTAGCTCAAAGCAACAACCAGATTCAAGGGGTCCCAGTATCAGCAGTGCAAA CAAGTGCGTCCCCTATAGTCAGTACGACCGCAGGTCCCCTCGTGCCGGGGTGGGGGATCGCTCTGCTCGTTCTCGTGTCCGTCATGCTGCTGATTGGCTTCATCTTCATAATAGTCATG ATAACCAACCTATGTCGCCGTAACAGCAATGGTTTCATGGACGTGTTTTCCACGAGGGGCTCATACCACAACATGAACGACTATACGTCTTACCAAACACACGGCCGCTACATTGCAcccaataaatataatacatataatgag GCTGGCAACGGGACAAAGAACAAGTTCTCCTACACCAACCCGACTCTGGAAACCAATGACTTGTAA